The Candidatus Nitrosocaldus cavascurensis genome segment GCAAGGATGTGCAAAGGGTAAGGATAAGAGCAAGTATAATACAGGAGCATAAAGAGGTTGAGTATGGTGAGGGTATAGTAAGCCTTTAGTGATAGCAAGTTAACAACTATAATAATAATTGTAGTAAACAATAATAATGGTTGATCAATCAGCACCAACCATCCTAACATCGAGTACATCAAAATATCTTAGCCTTACGCTACCGAAGAGATCATACATGCTAGGCTCAACACCAAACCCTTCAGCAAATCGCCTAACAGTAAATCCACCATCAACAAGGATATCAACCTCAACCATCCCTGCTTCAACACCTTCCCTTGCATACATGGCATGAATCCTCTTAACCACATACTTACCACCATCCTCTATGAACCTTACATCTATACTTGCTCTAGAGATGACCTCTCTCACCCTATCCATTATGCTCTGTTCAGATTCAGATTCAAGGTATAGCCTTAACATACTCATGAACCTTATCTGCCTTGGGAAGCAATCAACCTCTCTAACTATGGTAACATCTATGCCATCGCTACTTAACTTATTAGCATAGCCAGATCTCTTCCTTGCATCCACAACCTTTATGAAGAATGGTCTCCCTTCACCATCAACAAGGCTATCCTTATCCTCTCCCCCAACCCAGAGGAACCTTGCATCCCTAGCATTGAACTCTCTGATTACCCAATCCCTAACAATGCTCTCTATGCTATTCTCATAACCCTTCTGCTTCAATCCTCTTATGCTCTTCCTATATCTAGCAAGTAGGTATATCGGCCTTGCCTTAACGTTAACCTTCATGCTTATGAGATCAACATGTATATCTACATCTGGCCTCTCATAGTCTACCCTGTAACCCTTGCTTGATAGCATCATGCCAAGTTCCCTTGTTATATTGCTCTTTATACTCTCCGTCCCCTTGACCTTCAGCCTTGCTCTGATCTCATCCTCCCTCTCAAGCATATCCTGGGGCAATGTTGCACCTATAAGAAATGATCTGAACTCGTAATCTTTCAATGCATCCTCAACAAGCATGAACACATCGTTCAACCTTAACATGAGCCCATGGCATATATAGCATCCATCATCGCTTACATCTATACCACTACTTGTACTCAGACCCTGCCTCATTATGCAACGATTGCATAGCAACATAACGTTGATACTTAACAAAAGAAGTATATAATAACCAATCAAACTAGATGAGAGCAGAACTTATCTATCCTACTCCTTCCCAAAGCCTAACCTCTTAAGGAAGCCCATCATCTGCCTACCCTTCATTGCCTTCATCATATCCTTCGATCTCTTGTATTGGGTAAGCATCTCCTTCACATCCCTCTCGCTTGTACCTGAACCCCTTGCTATCCTCCTTATCCTTGATGCATTTATGATATCAGGATTTGCCCTCTCCTCCTTGCTCATGGATTGGATCATGTAACGCCATCTGTTCATCTTCTCCTCCATAACATCAACATCCTCATCCCTAACCATCCCTGCTACCCCAGGTATATGCTCGAACAATGCCCTCAATGAGCCCATCTTCCCAACCTGCTCTATCTGGTAGTAAAAGTCCTCTATGGTCATCTTCCCACTCATTATCCTCCTTATCTTGACCTCATCTGCCTCCTGCTCCAACTGCTTAGCCATCTCAAGCAATGCTTTGATATCGCCCATGCCTAGCAGCCTTCCAACGAACCTTGTTGGGGAGAACTGCTCAAGATCATCTATCCTCTCGCCAGTAGATATGAACATTATCCTTGCACCAGTTGCTGCAGTTGCTGATAGTGCTCCTCCTCCCTTTGCTGAACCATCCAACTTCGTTACTATTATGCCCCCTACTGGTACATTCTTGTGGAATGCATCTGCTTGAGCATATGCCTGCTGCCCTATCGTTCCATCTATAACAAGGAGTACAAGATCTGGCCTTACAGCATTGTACATGAGCCTCATCTCCTCAAGCAAGCCCTTCTCCTCCTTATGCCTTCCAGCAGTATCTATGAGTATCACATCCTTCTTCCTTGCACCAGTGAAGTACTCCATGCCTTTCAATGCTATCTGCACTGGATCCTTGCTCTTCTCATCACCATAAACCTCAACATTTATCCTCCTGCATAGAGTTCTTAACTGCTCAAGTGCAGCAGGTCTATAGGTATCTGTGCCTATAACACCAACGCTATAGCCATGCTTAAGCAACCATTTTGCAAGCTTTGCAGTAGCACTTGTCTTGCCAGAACCCTCTATGCCAACCATCAACACGATGTTGCTCTTATCCTTCCTCAATGCCAAACCTACCTCATCCCCTCCTCCAAGCAGTCTTGAGAGTTCTTCGTAGAGTATCTTCACTATGTGATCCTTCCTTGAGAGCCCTGGAGGAGGCTGCTCCTTCAATGCTCTCTCCTGAAGTCTATTGGTTAGTTCAAGTACTAGCCTAACATTAACATCTGCCTGTAACAATGATCTCTGCACATCTCTGGCAAGTTCCTTTATAATGTTCTCATCTATGCTAGATGCTCCTACCAGTTTCTTGAGCGTTGCCCTTAACCCTTGCTTTAGGTTATCCAGCACCATATACCTTATTTACATAGCACTACTTTTAACCTTATCTAGATGATAGCGTTACTAGTTTATCTTTAATGCTGAGATCCATGAACTCTATATGCCCCCTAACACCATCCCAGTGCACCCTGTAACCATCAACGGATATCCTCTTCCTGAATAGAGGCATATCAAGTACGAATGTCTCTGCCTCGCCTCCCTCAAACGATAGGTTAAAGCCATACTTTATGCTTAGATCCCTTAGCCTTGAGAGTAGTTTGGCATCTATAACCCTTCCAAGCATGCTAGCATCAAGACCATAGGCTGATACAGATGTTATCATGACAGAGAAGTTATTTGCAAGCAACTCCTGCATATGCATGTACTGATCCTCTCCATAGCATGGTGCTATATGCTTTAACCCAACCCTAGATGCTATGCTTGTGAACCTCTCATACTGGTACCTACTTGCTATTGCACCACTCACAACACCATCTATACCAAACCTCTCCCTTGCCTTAATGAGTAGTTCCTCAAGCGAAGCCTCTCCATCACTAGTGCTAGAGATTAAAGGTAGTTGTAAGCACTCTGCCTGTATTGATGTGTATGCTGCATTTGGGTAATGGAAGAGCATGCTCTCATCACTTGCTGGTATAATGGTTATAAGGCATGCTATCTCATAACCTTGTAGATATACCTTGTACATTGTAATGTTACTATCCTTGCCTCCTGAGTACAGTATGCCCACCCTCATGCCTCTCTCCATCCTACTACTATTATTATTATTATTCTAATTATCACTATCATTATTAACTTAGCCTAGATATAACCTCGGCAAGTCTATCGCCATCCCATAACTCTATACCATGCCTTCTAGCAAGTTCTACAGCATCCTGTGTGAATGAGGATGTTGTAACGTATATACCCTTAGTAGCCTTGTACTCTGTAAGCATCATCCCTATGAACATCTGCAACTCAGGGCTTGTAACCTTCTTCCCTGTATATCTCTTGCACTGGATCACAACCTTATCCTTACCACGCTTTGCAGTTATATCTACTGCTAGATCACCAGAGCCCCCTACAACCCTAACATCCTTGTAGTCCATAGCCCTTAACATATCTGCAACTGCATGCTCAAACTCTTTAGGATCCATACTCTTCAACCTCTCAAGCGTGAGCCTCTTGAGCCTCTCCTTGCTCTTCCTCCCCCTATATCTTATTGCTAGTAGCGCTATAATTATAGCAAGTATTATGGGAATTAGAAGCATAATCTGAATCTGAGTCTGAAGTAGATCTAGATATGAGAATGGAATTATACCTAGTATGAACATACTGGGCATAAGATTGTATTGTCTATGAGATATTTGTATGTTAATCCTGTTACATACAAAATCTTCTATGGTAGAATAGTATAGGATAATCATACACCTTATTTTTTCTTTGGTGTAATGCCCCTCAGATTGAACTGGTATCATCATATATCAGACGGCTCTTCCTTCACATCATAGGGATGATTATACTCTCTGCGCTATCCTATTTCTATCTATCTTTCTTTATATCTATCTATATTGCTCTTATCCCTATCTATCTATCTATCTAGCGTAATCCCCATCTCTGCTCAACATACCTCTCAACCCTTGAGAAGAGTATAGCATCTACCAGCAGACCTATAGCCATCACTATGAGCACTACAGCAATCACATGTGCCATATTAAATACCTCTCTTGCACTCTCTAGCATAAACCCTAGCCCTAGATACCCACTAACAACCTCAGCGTTCATCAAACCTCGCCAGGAGAATGACCATGCATTCCTTATCCCTATGAGTAGGTTGGGTGTTGCTGCTGGTACTATAACATAGGCAAGCATGTTTATGCCTTTGGCACCCATATTTCTTGCTGCCTTGATGTATATTGGAGGTACGTTCTTTATACTGGTGTAGGTTGAGAGCGTAAATGCGAATACCGTACTACTAACTATAACGAACACTATCATCGCTTCACTATAACCAAACCATATCATGCCTATTGGAACCCATACTATGCTTGGTAGGGAGGCTAGTGCTATAACTAAAGAGCCTACAGTATCATATAATGCCTTACTCCTAGCCATAGCATAACCAAACGCAAAACCAGCAAGTATGGATAAGATGAAACCAAGGAAGAGCCTCTGCATACTCGTTGCTAGAGCAGTTAAGAGTCTCATACTGGACGATGCATACTCTTTAGCAACATCCAATGGGGAAGGGAGTACATAATCTGGGAGTATATCTGCTCCCGCTATAACATACCATACCAGTAGTAGAGAGGAGTAGAATACCAACTTTAGTATTAGTGATCTAACACTTGGCTTCAAGCAACATCATATGCTTATATACAATTGCTATATATAATATATGATTGATGTATAGTTAAATACATGGTAATAATTAGATTGATGTATTAGCTGTTACAGCATAATAGTATGATTTTCTATGTTAATAATTATATCTTATCAACTTGAATAAATTTGACTGAAAAACTTTTATAGTTTCTTGCTTACTGTAAACTTACAATAAGCAAGATAGAGATGCAAGGGCAGGGGTCTGCTTACGGGTAGGACTGCTCACCAAACAACTAACTACCTTCTTTTTGTTTGTTCTATGCTCTACCAGATGCTATGGAAGATGTATGCCAATACATCCCCAACATATAACATCAGCAGGAAGCCTATGGTCATATAGACTATGAATGGTAATGCTGGAGTAACCCAGATGTCCCTTGCAGATTCATGAACATAATCGCTGTATGCTTTGGGGCTAAGGGTGAACATACGCTTATCCCCCTTACTCTCCTCTATAGGGAAGAGGTAACCTCTTGGTCTCTTAGCGATGAAGCCTATCATAAATGCAATTGCCTTCCTTAACTTTGTCTCTCCATCAAACCCATCGAATATATCCTTGCCCTTGATCACTGCAATTGTATTCCTAGAGATGTTATGCAGTATATGTACAAGGGTTAGCATACATGCATTAGTTAGGATAGTCAGTGCTGGTATCCCATGTATACTGTACTTCATCTCGTAGAATGGGAGTATAGCACTTATCACTATAAGTGCCTTTGCATCTGCACCGCCAAACAACCAGCTCCTGTATGCAATGTATGCGAGAGGTGAAGTTATCCCTATGCTTAGAGCATAGCGTATGATGTACTGTTGTTGCTGAAACATCATGGCAAATGTATTGTCAGTGAACAACCCTACTATTATTATAGTTAGTCCAACAGTAAAGGATACTATCCATACTTTATCGCTTATCTCCCTCTTCCTGATATCCATTATCGATGCTACTACAAGCATTGTAAGGCATGTTATAACATTAAATTCTACAATAGTAGCAATCAAGTCACTTCTTCTTGAACCAATCTAGATCTGGGAGCTTCCTCTTAACCTCTTCCCTCTTCTTTATTCCTCTATATATGAAGAAGCCTGCTACTCCACTACCAGCACCTGCCATTAACAGTATCTTCATGTAGTCTATACTCCATTCTGCAGTGACATACTTTGGAGAGTCCATAACAATCTCTACAGAACTGTTTGTAGAGTACACATCACCAACCCAGCCACTGAACCTTCTATCTACTATAAGGGCATCTGTAACATTTGTTGGTTCTATGCTAAGGTAGGCCTTACTACCCTCTGGGTACCAACCAGCACCTATAACATTACCAAATGCAGATGTTGCTTGTAATAGGTATCTTGCAGAGTATACAGCAACTAGTTCTGAATCATATATAACGCTAACATCCCTAGGGTTATCCAACACACCATCAGACCAACGCTCAAACCTGTACACTGCATTAGATGTGCTAACCTCTTCTGGCACTGATATCTTGTACATTCCACGCTGAATCTTATCGATTACTACCGGCTTACCCTTGCTAGCCTCTACATCCCGGTTTGTTCCTCCCCCTCCTCCTGATGATGACTTTATTGATATCTTTACCTTTGCATCGAGATCCTTGCCCTTCTCTGTTACTGTCTTTATGGTTATGCGTATAGGCTGCTCTATGTATATATTGAAGCTCTTTGTAACAGTAGTGTAGCCCTTCTTGCTTATAGTCAGCAGTACAGTGTTGTTACCTCCAGCAGTTGGTTTGTATATCACCTCTGCCTCCCCATTACCTGATGTAACTGAGCTATTGGTCTCAGCATATGCGCCACTTACCTGCACAAGCACACCATTGACTGGTATATCATCAACAGACACTGTAACGTTTATAGGAATACCTTCAAGCCCACTCAACCTACTTGGTATGTTTGATATGGTGTACTTGAACTCCTGAAGTACAACGTTAAGATCTGTAGATACTGTATTGAACCCTGGTGATGATACTGTTATGGTTGTCCTATCTGGTGTAGTTGATGTTATGAACTCTGCAATAGCATATGTGGACCCAGTCTTTATAGTCAGATCTTTATTCTTTATATATCCTGCTAGCCTTGATGAGGATGATAGAACAACTGGGATATCGCTTCTAGCAACAGTTGGGTTACCATCTATATCTTGCAGTTGTACTACCAGTGCTTGATAACTCTCACCATCTGCCAAGAGTGTACTTGGTACAGCATACACAGCAAGCTTTGTGTACCCTGATGAGACTGTATTGAACTTTATGGAGTGTGATGTTAACCCTGCTGATGATGCCGTAACCTCAACACTCCCTGGCTCCAATGTTGTCTTCACCTCAGCAACGATGTAGTTACTACCCTCCTTCATCGTGACTGGTGAGCTTATGGCAACTATCGATGGATTTGATGATGAAATCTCTATGAGCATGTTGGTTGGTGCAAGTATAGGATTGCCCCTCTCATCGAGTAGTTGTACTATTAGAGCCTCATGCCTCTTATCGTTAGCCTCAACGGTCTTTGGTATCTGCATTAACCTTAGAGATGCTGGTTTTGGTCCAACAACCTCCAGTGTTGTCTGCACTGTATTGTAATCAGTCTGTGTACCAGTTATTATAGTCTTGCCAGATCTGAAGTTAGTACTAAAGTTTGCTACTCCATAGTAGGAGTTGTATGGTATCCTTAGCATCTCATCCACACTTCCTATATCTAGGTTTGATGATGCTAGAAGCACTTTAAGATCTATAAACTCCTTCTTCTGTAGGCATGGAACAGGCACATCTATACCCTTAACCTTTGTATTCTCCAACTGTGCTATTAGTACTGGATGCTTGTTGTTATCTGGAGGTAACTTACTTGGACTTATATATAGTCCTATATCCTTGCACTGCTCAACCTCAAGGTTACCTGTTATTGGGGGAACTGCTTTAACCTCTATCATCGCTGACTCATAACCAGGGGCAGAGGCTGTTATCAATGCCTTCTCATCATTATTGTTAGGATCATCATCATACTTTGGACTAGGTTTGCCTCTTGCCTCTACTGTAACATGTACATAGTACTGATCTGCCTTTATAGTAACATTCTTTGGAACAGAGATTACATCGCTATGTGATGAGGTCAATGTTACAACAGTATCCTCGAGTGGTTTTGCTGGTAACCCACGGTCATCAACAACATAAACTGTAAGTAGAACCCTTACACCCTTCTCTGCTGGTATTATCCCAGGTGCCAGATCTAGTGCTAGTCTATTGCCTACTATATCTACAGTTCTTACAGTTACTGTTGCAGACTCCAACCCAAATGCTGATGCAACTATCTCTGCTGAACCTCTCTTTACACCTGGGATGTAATCTACGAACATACCAGACCTACCATTGTCTATCACAACCTTATCCAATGTAACCTTGATCACATCGTTGTCACTTGATGCTAGGTTGACAACAACTGGTCTATTTGCAGCAACAGGCAAGCCATTGGCATTGAGCAACTGCACGTATACCTTGCCCGTAAGCCTTGGATCTGCAAGTATCGTTTCTGGCGCTGCATACACTGCAAGTTTGACTGCCTCTGAACCCTTTGCCCTTACAGTCTCTATACTTGCTGACCCAATTATAACATTGGATATCAATGCACTTATAGTTGCCTTGCCAGCCTTCTCACTAGTAATAATATCAACCTTTGTGTACGTTTCACCTTCCCTTATAGTTACCTTGCTAGGCACAGATACTACAGATGGATCTGATGATACCAGATCTACCTCCATATCGTATGGAGCATGTATAGGCTTCTTGTTCGCTGTCTGTAGTTGTATTATGGCATGGTACTTACCTCCATCTGCAGGTAACCTTGGAGCCATTGGCTCTATCGAGAGTATGAAGTTTGTGCTCCTCTGGGCATGAACGTCTACAATGTTAACCATACTGGAGAGTAGGAGAGAGGATGAGAGTATAATTGCAACTAGTATGTTACTATATAGCCTAGAGTTCATCTTTCTTCCTCCTCTTCTATTATCTCCATCCATATCATCATCGTGATAATTTGTTCTATACATACAGGAGTATCACCTCATGAACCCAGTTATGTTAGCAAGTGTCTCTACCATGTATATGGTAATTATACCTGCCAATGCTAGGATTGTAGCATGCTTATACCCAGCAGCAAGGCTCCACTCACCCATCTTACCTGCAACCAAGCCCATGGTCCATGCTTGGAATATAGTTGCTGTAAGCATGATCTCCCTGACTGCAGTTGTATTAGTAGTAAATAATGTTATGTTTGTATTGGTCTGCTCTGTCAGTGATGATATCTGACCAGTTATCATGTTTATTATAACAACTGTAGAGACTATAGTTAGTATTGCACCAAAGTATGGCAGGAATATGTATGGTCTGAACATTGATCTCCTCTCCCTCTCCAGTTCCTTGCTCTTCTGAGCAAACTCTGCTAGGTTGTTGAAGAGCATGGTTGTACCCCCACCTGTCTCAACAACCTCAAGCATTATGAACCCTACAGATCTGACGAACCAACTGTTAACATCCTTACCAAAGTCCTGCATTACCTTACTAAGAGGTACTCCCCATGATAACTGATTTGCCATCCTCTTGATTGATCTTGAGAGTATACCATAGTTCCTATTAGATAGTATCTGTATACCCTTCTCTGGAGAGAGTCCTGTCTTCCTTATCTCAGCAAGGTCACTTATGAAGCTTGGTAGAACATTCTCCATCGCCTGCTTCTTCCTTGACTCTATTATGTTGATTACTGCTGCAGCACTAGTAGATATCGCTAAACCTATAGCAAGCCTTATGTAGACTGGTATATCCAAGGGCATAAAGTAGAGTACTGGTATTGCTATAGCACTAGCACCAAATACGTAATGGGGTAGCATATAACTGATAGGTTCCTTGGTCTGTGCTGAATGTATTATGTATATGAATGCGCCAGAGATCGCAGGTATGAATATGCTAGTGTAGAGCATTATCATATCAAGATTTAATGCTGACTGGGATGTCATTGCCTGCACTGCTTGAAGAACGAAGAGGGATATGCCAAGCACCACAGTTGCAGCAAGGTAAGCCTCTGCAAATGTACCAACTAGTTCTGTTGTTGACTTGAGTTTGAATGTTCTGTAGTTCATCATCTCCTTCTGCTTCATCTCCATGTAACTGTTCACATCACCTCCTATCCTAAGCACTGAGATGTAGCCAGCAAGAAAGTCTGAGAATATCTTGTTTGGGCAGTACCTAGCAACCCTCTCTATTGCTGTAATTGGGTTCATGCCAAAGACATCAACAAGGGTTAGTATCCTCCTAGCCTCCCTTGCAGATGCTGGATACAACTTGCTCTCACTAAGCCTCCTGAAGAGTCTTATTGGTGATACCCCTCCACCCATTAGCACTGATAGATAGCCTATTACAAATACTATCTCGCTATCTAGTGCAGATGCCCTGCTTGACTGACTAATCTTTGGTATTGCAATACCTATACCAAACACATACGCTGGCATGGGTATAGCAACTGCAAGTAGGAGCAAGTTCATAGATAGCATAAGGTATGCAGCAACAACAGATACACCTATAGAAGCAAATGTTATGAAGAGTAGCAATGAGAGGAATGCATCTGGTGCTATGAGCAGGTTTGACTTGAGTATATCTTCGCCTATAGTAGGCATCATCTGCTCTAGCCTCTTAGCCAATGGGTTGAATACCTTTATCGCTAACGCTACTATCCTATCGCTTATGCTAAGCTTTGCATGCTTTGCATCTAGCCTATACAGTGGGCTTGATCTCACTGATGATTCTTGCATATATCTCACCCTTTCTCTCATAGTACTGCTCGAATACCCTGCCTACCTGCCTAAAGTTCCTTATCCCCTTCTTCTGCAACCATCTTAGGACCATCTCCCTAGCCTTTATATCCTCTATGAGCTCATCTATGGTTCTACCAGTATCCCTGCTTATTATCTTGAGCTTCTCACTGTTCTTAAGGGTATCGCATGCAATAACATGTGTATCATTTACAGGGTCCCACTCGAATATCTTCCTGTAGTTGTTGTAATCAACTATCTCATGCACTGCTATAACCCTCCTCCTCCTTATCGGCTTCTTGCTATCTGGATCTGTTATGAACGTATTCCTTATAGTGAAGAGCAG includes the following:
- a CDS encoding THUMP domain-containing protein, whose product is MRQGLSTSSGIDVSDDGCYICHGLMLRLNDVFMLVEDALKDYEFRSFLIGATLPQDMLEREDEIRARLKVKGTESIKSNITRELGMMLSSKGYRVDYERPDVDIHVDLISMKVNVKARPIYLLARYRKSIRGLKQKGYENSIESIVRDWVIREFNARDARFLWVGGEDKDSLVDGEGRPFFIKVVDARKRSGYANKLSSDGIDVTIVREVDCFPRQIRFMSMLRLYLESESEQSIMDRVREVISRASIDVRFIEDGGKYVVKRIHAMYAREGVEAGMVEVDILVDGGFTVRRFAEGFGVEPSMYDLFGSVRLRYFDVLDVRMVGAD
- a CDS encoding signal recognition particle protein Srp54 → MVLDNLKQGLRATLKKLVGASSIDENIIKELARDVQRSLLQADVNVRLVLELTNRLQERALKEQPPPGLSRKDHIVKILYEELSRLLGGGDEVGLALRKDKSNIVLMVGIEGSGKTSATAKLAKWLLKHGYSVGVIGTDTYRPAALEQLRTLCRRINVEVYGDEKSKDPVQIALKGMEYFTGARKKDVILIDTAGRHKEEKGLLEEMRLMYNAVRPDLVLLVIDGTIGQQAYAQADAFHKNVPVGGIIVTKLDGSAKGGGALSATAATGARIMFISTGERIDDLEQFSPTRFVGRLLGMGDIKALLEMAKQLEQEADEVKIRRIMSGKMTIEDFYYQIEQVGKMGSLRALFEHIPGVAGMVRDEDVDVMEEKMNRWRYMIQSMSKEERANPDIINASRIRRIARGSGTSERDVKEMLTQYKRSKDMMKAMKGRQMMGFLKRLGFGKE
- a CDS encoding diphthine--ammonia ligase; its protein translation is MRVGILYSGGKDSNITMYKVYLQGYEIACLITIIPASDESMLFHYPNAAYTSIQAECLQLPLISSTSDGEASLEELLIKARERFGIDGVVSGAIASRYQYERFTSIASRVGLKHIAPCYGEDQYMHMQELLANNFSVMITSVSAYGLDASMLGRVIDAKLLSRLRDLSIKYGFNLSFEGGEAETFVLDMPLFRKRISVDGYRVHWDGVRGHIEFMDLSIKDKLVTLSSR
- a CDS encoding restriction endonuclease, translating into MLLIPIILAIIIALLAIRYRGRKSKERLKRLTLERLKSMDPKEFEHAVADMLRAMDYKDVRVVGGSGDLAVDITAKRGKDKVVIQCKRYTGKKVTSPELQMFIGMMLTEYKATKGIYVTTSSFTQDAVELARRHGIELWDGDRLAEVISRLS
- a CDS encoding ABC transporter permease, with translation MKPSVRSLILKLVFYSSLLLVWYVIAGADILPDYVLPSPLDVAKEYASSSMRLLTALATSMQRLFLGFILSILAGFAFGYAMARSKALYDTVGSLVIALASLPSIVWVPIGMIWFGYSEAMIVFVIVSSTVFAFTLSTYTSIKNVPPIYIKAARNMGAKGINMLAYVIVPAATPNLLIGIRNAWSFSWRGLMNAEVVSGYLGLGFMLESAREVFNMAHVIAVVLIVMAIGLLVDAILFSRVERYVEQRWGLR
- a CDS encoding A24 family peptidase → MIATIVEFNVITCLTMLVVASIMDIRKREISDKVWIVSFTVGLTIIIVGLFTDNTFAMMFQQQQYIIRYALSIGITSPLAYIAYRSWLFGGADAKALIVISAILPFYEMKYSIHGIPALTILTNACMLTLVHILHNISRNTIAVIKGKDIFDGFDGETKLRKAIAFMIGFIAKRPRGYLFPIEESKGDKRMFTLSPKAYSDYVHESARDIWVTPALPFIVYMTIGFLLMLYVGDVLAYIFHSIW
- a CDS encoding type II secretion system F family protein, which gives rise to MQESSVRSSPLYRLDAKHAKLSISDRIVALAIKVFNPLAKRLEQMMPTIGEDILKSNLLIAPDAFLSLLLFITFASIGVSVVAAYLMLSMNLLLLAVAIPMPAYVFGIGIAIPKISQSSRASALDSEIVFVIGYLSVLMGGGVSPIRLFRRLSESKLYPASAREARRILTLVDVFGMNPITAIERVARYCPNKIFSDFLAGYISVLRIGGDVNSYMEMKQKEMMNYRTFKLKSTTELVGTFAEAYLAATVVLGISLFVLQAVQAMTSQSALNLDMIMLYTSIFIPAISGAFIYIIHSAQTKEPISYMLPHYVFGASAIAIPVLYFMPLDIPVYIRLAIGLAISTSAAAVINIIESRKKQAMENVLPSFISDLAEIRKTGLSPEKGIQILSNRNYGILSRSIKRMANQLSWGVPLSKVMQDFGKDVNSWFVRSVGFIMLEVVETGGGTTMLFNNLAEFAQKSKELERERRSMFRPYIFLPYFGAILTIVSTVVIINMITGQISSLTEQTNTNITLFTTNTTAVREIMLTATIFQAWTMGLVAGKMGEWSLAAGYKHATILALAGIITIYMVETLANITGFMR